Proteins encoded together in one Schumannella luteola window:
- a CDS encoding TetR/AcrR family transcriptional regulator, producing the protein MGRWEPGARERLVLAAVDLFTEQGYDETTVAQIAERAGVTRSTFFRHFSDKREVLVAGQETLSRLLAEGVASAPDGAGPMDAVAAGLERASAEMGPLNRELGPRIGAAVAASAELQERDALKQVGMAAAMTDALVERGVVEPVAHLAAELGVLAFKRGFAEWVAVRDDADAGGLAPHALAALAELRSATAQLG; encoded by the coding sequence ATGGGCCGCTGGGAACCGGGAGCACGCGAACGTCTGGTGCTCGCCGCCGTCGACCTGTTCACCGAGCAGGGCTACGACGAGACGACCGTCGCGCAGATCGCCGAGCGCGCGGGAGTCACCCGCAGCACCTTCTTCCGCCACTTCTCCGACAAGCGCGAAGTGCTCGTCGCCGGGCAGGAGACGCTGAGCCGGCTGCTCGCCGAGGGCGTCGCCTCCGCGCCGGACGGAGCGGGGCCGATGGATGCCGTGGCCGCCGGACTCGAGCGCGCGTCGGCCGAGATGGGTCCCCTCAACCGCGAGCTCGGCCCCCGCATCGGCGCCGCGGTCGCCGCGAGCGCCGAGCTGCAGGAGCGCGACGCGCTCAAGCAGGTCGGCATGGCGGCGGCGATGACGGATGCGCTCGTCGAGCGCGGCGTGGTCGAGCCGGTCGCCCACCTCGCCGCCGAGCTGGGTGTGCTCGCCTTCAAGCGCGGCTTCGCGGAGTGGGTCGCGGTGCGCGATGACGCCGACGCCGGCGGGCTCGCTCCGCACGCGCTCGCGGCGCTCGCCGAGCTGCGATCCGCGACGGCGCAGCTGGGCTGA
- a CDS encoding CU044_5270 family protein translates to MDELEQRLRAANPVRAQRDEPLTLRAEADLARIVDGTAVARRTPRASHRPRPAVYWIIGLAAALTIALVVTLTNLGQPVPASLAAPPRLKATPIAEGSDATLARLIAAARSQPDTTAEQDFDIRIEGWYSNVTVTEKETAWVVQPQEVTLRRYADGSGRVETHAGPVRWGAEPPDLSAAPGSLISRDDYPAGEYPMLYPTPPPTTGAELRAYIEAILSGGTPDVTLTTGDYFNEAESVRNEWVLSGARSAALLELIRSLDGVEMLGRVTDRLNRPGIAFQAKSGEKGSFRTILIFDETTGALLSSERVYIGGAKDVTYPSGSVVSYTAWKDPS, encoded by the coding sequence GTGGATGAGCTCGAGCAGCGCCTGCGCGCCGCGAACCCGGTGCGCGCCCAGCGCGACGAGCCGCTGACGCTGCGCGCCGAGGCCGACCTGGCGCGCATCGTCGACGGCACCGCGGTCGCGCGCCGCACGCCCCGCGCATCCCATCGACCGCGCCCGGCTGTGTACTGGATCATCGGCCTCGCGGCCGCCCTCACGATCGCTCTCGTCGTCACGCTGACGAACCTGGGCCAGCCGGTTCCGGCGAGCCTCGCCGCTCCGCCGCGACTCAAGGCGACCCCGATCGCCGAGGGGTCGGATGCGACGCTGGCCCGCCTCATCGCGGCCGCCCGATCCCAGCCCGATACGACCGCGGAGCAGGACTTCGACATCCGCATCGAGGGCTGGTACTCGAACGTCACCGTGACCGAGAAGGAGACGGCCTGGGTCGTGCAGCCGCAGGAGGTCACCCTGCGGCGCTACGCCGACGGCTCGGGCCGGGTCGAGACCCACGCCGGACCGGTGCGCTGGGGTGCGGAGCCGCCCGACCTGAGCGCCGCGCCGGGCTCGCTCATCAGCCGCGACGACTACCCGGCGGGGGAGTACCCGATGCTCTACCCGACGCCGCCGCCGACGACCGGCGCGGAGCTGCGCGCCTACATCGAGGCGATCCTCAGTGGCGGGACGCCTGACGTGACCCTGACGACCGGCGACTACTTCAACGAGGCCGAGAGCGTGCGCAACGAGTGGGTGCTGTCGGGAGCCAGGTCGGCGGCGCTGCTCGAGCTGATCCGGTCGCTCGACGGCGTCGAGATGCTCGGCCGCGTCACCGATCGACTCAACCGACCGGGGATCGCATTCCAGGCGAAGAGCGGGGAGAAGGGCTCGTTCCGCACGATCCTGATCTTCGACGAGACGACGGGCGCGCTGCTCTCCTCCGAGCGCGTGTACATCGGCGGCGCGAAGGACGTGACGTATCCATCCGGCTCGGTCGTCAGCTACACCGCCTGGAAGGATCCCTCGTGA
- a CDS encoding SDR family oxidoreductase, whose translation MKVFVTGGTGTIGTAVVAELLANGHEVLALARSDRSAATLESAGASTLRGDLSDLDALRRGATEADGVISLAFAHADSTPEGLVAAIAEESAAMRTLGEALIGTGKPAVTVSGTPWVDGRASTEADPLPLVGPVAGRAESVNALLALADQGVRASAVRMPRTVHDEGRGGFAGLLTEQARRSGVAGYPGDGAQRWPAVHARDAAVLFRLALESAPAGTAWHAVADEGDAVRDIAEAIGRRLGLSVEPVPTETFGPFGPIFAMDQPSTSEHTREALGWQPTHPSLLADLELLEP comes from the coding sequence ATGAAGGTCTTCGTCACCGGAGGCACCGGCACGATCGGCACCGCCGTCGTCGCCGAGCTGCTCGCGAACGGGCACGAGGTGCTCGCGCTCGCCCGCTCCGATCGGTCCGCCGCGACGCTCGAGAGCGCCGGCGCCAGCACGCTGCGCGGCGATCTCTCCGACCTGGATGCGCTGCGGCGCGGCGCCACCGAGGCCGACGGCGTGATCAGCCTCGCCTTCGCCCACGCCGACAGCACGCCCGAAGGACTCGTCGCCGCGATCGCCGAGGAGAGCGCCGCGATGCGCACGCTCGGCGAGGCCCTCATCGGCACCGGCAAGCCGGCCGTCACCGTCTCGGGCACGCCGTGGGTCGACGGACGCGCCTCGACCGAAGCCGATCCGCTCCCGCTCGTCGGGCCGGTGGCCGGACGCGCCGAGTCGGTCAACGCGCTGCTCGCGCTCGCCGATCAGGGCGTGCGCGCGTCGGCGGTGCGGATGCCGCGCACCGTTCACGACGAGGGCCGCGGCGGATTCGCCGGGCTGCTCACCGAGCAGGCGCGCCGCTCCGGTGTCGCCGGGTACCCGGGCGACGGCGCCCAGCGCTGGCCCGCCGTGCACGCGCGCGATGCCGCCGTGCTGTTCCGCCTCGCGCTCGAGTCGGCGCCCGCCGGCACCGCCTGGCACGCCGTCGCCGACGAGGGGGATGCCGTGCGCGACATCGCCGAGGCCATCGGCCGCCGCCTCGGTCTCTCCGTCGAGCCGGTGCCGACCGAGACCTTCGGCCCCTTCGGTCCGATCTTCGCGATGGACCAGCCGTCGACCAGCGAGCACACGCGCGAGGCCCTCGGCTGGCAGCCGACGCATCCCTCGCTGCTCGCCGACCTGGAGCTGCTCGAGCCCTGA
- the araA gene encoding L-arabinose isomerase, protein MNRSITPDLRENVVWFVTGSQGLYGDETLRQVAAQSRVVAETLAAASAVPVTIEWKPVLTDADAIRRLALDANSDDRVVGVIAWAHTFSPAKMWITGLAALAKPLLHLHTQANVGLPWGEIDFDFMNLNQAAHGDREFAYIQTRLDLPRVTVVGHVSDPAVADRVGTWARAASGVAALTTMKVARFGDNMREVAVTEGDKTEAQIRFGVSVNTWPVNELVAAVDAVSDAEATALAAEYDALYEVEPELRVGGERRASVVDAARQELGLRAFLEAGGFTAFTDSFEDLGTLTQLPGVAVQRLMADGYGFGAEGDWKTAVLVRLATVMGAGLPGGASLMEDYTYDLTPGAELILGAHMLEVSPALTAAKPSLEIHPLGIGGKDDPVRLVFTADPGPAVVVAMSDLRDRFRLVANAVENVALPHPMPKLPVGRAVWRPAPDFHTSAAAWLTAGAAHHTVMTTQLGVDVFRDFAKLTSTELLVIDDATTLRDFEREVQWNQAYYRLAGRL, encoded by the coding sequence ATGAACCGCAGCATCACCCCCGACCTCCGCGAGAACGTCGTCTGGTTCGTCACCGGATCGCAGGGCCTCTACGGCGACGAGACGCTGCGCCAGGTCGCGGCGCAGTCGCGGGTCGTCGCCGAGACGCTCGCGGCCGCGTCGGCGGTGCCGGTGACGATCGAGTGGAAGCCGGTGCTCACCGACGCCGACGCCATCCGCCGGCTCGCGCTCGACGCGAACAGCGACGACCGGGTCGTGGGCGTGATCGCCTGGGCGCACACCTTCAGCCCCGCGAAGATGTGGATCACCGGCCTCGCCGCGCTGGCGAAGCCGCTGCTGCACCTGCACACGCAGGCGAACGTCGGCCTGCCCTGGGGCGAGATCGACTTCGACTTCATGAACCTCAACCAGGCGGCGCACGGCGATCGCGAGTTCGCCTACATCCAGACCCGACTCGACCTGCCGCGGGTCACGGTCGTGGGCCACGTCAGCGACCCGGCGGTCGCGGATCGTGTGGGCACCTGGGCGCGCGCCGCCTCGGGCGTCGCGGCGCTGACGACGATGAAGGTCGCCCGCTTCGGCGACAACATGCGCGAGGTCGCGGTGACTGAGGGCGACAAGACCGAGGCGCAGATCCGCTTCGGCGTGAGCGTCAACACCTGGCCGGTGAACGAGCTCGTCGCGGCGGTGGATGCGGTGTCCGACGCCGAGGCGACCGCGCTCGCCGCGGAGTACGACGCGCTCTACGAGGTCGAGCCCGAGCTGCGCGTCGGCGGCGAACGCCGCGCGTCGGTCGTGGATGCGGCGCGGCAGGAGCTCGGGCTGCGCGCCTTCCTCGAGGCCGGCGGCTTCACCGCGTTCACCGACAGCTTCGAGGATCTCGGAACCCTGACCCAGCTGCCGGGCGTCGCCGTGCAGCGGCTCATGGCCGACGGCTACGGCTTCGGCGCCGAGGGCGACTGGAAGACAGCCGTGCTGGTGAGGCTCGCCACGGTCATGGGCGCGGGGCTGCCCGGCGGCGCCTCCCTCATGGAGGACTACACCTACGACCTCACGCCGGGCGCCGAGCTCATCCTCGGCGCGCACATGCTCGAGGTCTCGCCCGCACTGACCGCCGCGAAGCCGTCGCTCGAGATCCACCCGCTCGGCATCGGCGGCAAAGACGACCCGGTGCGGCTCGTCTTCACCGCCGATCCCGGCCCGGCCGTGGTCGTCGCGATGTCGGACCTGCGCGACCGCTTCCGCCTCGTCGCGAACGCCGTCGAGAACGTGGCGCTGCCGCATCCCATGCCGAAGCTGCCCGTCGGCCGCGCCGTCTGGCGGCCCGCGCCCGACTTCCACACCAGCGCCGCCGCCTGGCTCACCGCCGGCGCCGCGCACCACACGGTCATGACGACGCAGCTGGGGGTGGATGTCTTCCGCGACTTCGCGAAGCTCACCTCGACCGAGCTGCTCGTGATCGACGACGCGACGACCCTGCGCGACTTCGAGCGCGAGGTGCAGTGGAACCAGGCGTACTACCGGCTCGCCGGGCGGCTCTGA
- a CDS encoding MerR family transcriptional regulator, giving the protein MRIGELSRQSGVSQRSLRYYEERELISAERSPNGYREYAPAMVERASVIQQLFGMGFSREVVESVLSCTGNAPESAHAAAADTLALVRDDLTAQIDRLTATRARIDEFLDARAAVPA; this is encoded by the coding sequence ATGAGGATCGGCGAGCTGAGTCGGCAGAGCGGTGTGAGCCAGCGCTCCCTGCGCTACTACGAGGAGCGCGAGCTGATCAGCGCCGAGCGGTCGCCCAACGGCTATCGGGAGTATGCGCCCGCGATGGTCGAGCGGGCCAGCGTCATCCAGCAGCTCTTCGGCATGGGCTTCTCGCGCGAGGTCGTCGAGTCGGTGCTGAGCTGCACGGGCAACGCGCCCGAGTCGGCGCATGCCGCAGCGGCCGACACGCTCGCTCTCGTGCGCGACGACCTCACCGCCCAGATCGACCGCCTCACCGCGACCCGAGCCCGCATCGACGAGTTCCTGGATGCGCGCGCGGCGGTGCCGGCCTAG
- a CDS encoding FGGY-family carbohydrate kinase translates to MTASDSPVPTAASAGAAAPSAVSAAAATIADGRAVLGIELGSTRIKACLIGATPTEVLATGAHDWENQIVDGVWTYSLDAVWTGLQDAVAALAIDVRRRYGADVELTRVRAIGVSAMMHGYLPFGADGELLVPFRTWRNTSTGPAARELSAELGVNIPLRWSIAHLHQAVLDGETHVPRIAHLTTLAGHVHERLTGRRVLGVGDASGMFPIDATTGDYDAAMLARCDELAARAADKSGVGLTASVRELLPDPLPAGAYAGALTAAGAALLDPSGRLQPGALLCPPEGDAGTGMVATDAVAPRTGNVSAGTSVFAMVVLEHSLARPLEQIDVVTTPAGDPVAMVHCNNGASELGAWAAVFRRFAEVLGAGASGAAGAGAAAATSTVSADAVFAALLGEAARSDVAAGGLLAYNHLAGDPIAGLDAGRPLVVRAPDSDLTLGNFVRAQLYGVFGTLALGMKVLADEGVAIERMQAHGGIFRTAGVAQRVLAAALDAPVAVADTAAEGGAWGVALLALYAAESGGDADSLSDGGRRPAGAAAGSGAASSRPALADWLRGHVFAAVDPEVVRPDPAEVAGYAAWLERYRAGLAIERAAVVAI, encoded by the coding sequence CTGCCGCCCCTTCTGCCGTGAGTGCCGCCGCCGCGACGATCGCCGACGGCCGCGCCGTGCTCGGCATCGAGCTCGGCTCGACCCGCATCAAGGCCTGCCTGATCGGCGCGACGCCGACCGAGGTGCTCGCCACCGGCGCGCACGACTGGGAGAACCAGATCGTCGACGGCGTCTGGACCTACTCCCTCGACGCCGTCTGGACCGGCCTGCAGGATGCCGTGGCGGCCCTCGCGATCGACGTGCGTCGCCGCTACGGCGCCGACGTCGAGCTGACGCGCGTGCGCGCCATCGGGGTCTCGGCGATGATGCACGGCTACCTGCCCTTCGGTGCCGACGGCGAGCTGCTCGTGCCGTTCCGCACCTGGCGCAACACCAGCACGGGCCCCGCGGCGCGCGAGCTCAGCGCCGAGCTCGGGGTCAACATCCCGCTGCGTTGGTCGATCGCGCACCTGCACCAGGCCGTGCTCGACGGCGAGACGCACGTGCCGCGCATCGCGCACCTGACGACGCTCGCCGGGCATGTGCACGAGCGGCTAACCGGGCGACGGGTGCTCGGCGTGGGCGACGCCTCGGGCATGTTCCCGATCGATGCCACGACCGGCGACTACGACGCCGCGATGCTCGCCCGCTGCGACGAGCTCGCCGCCCGCGCCGCCGACAAGAGCGGCGTCGGGCTCACCGCGAGCGTGCGCGAGCTGCTGCCCGATCCTCTCCCCGCCGGCGCCTACGCCGGCGCGCTCACCGCCGCCGGCGCCGCGCTGCTCGACCCGAGCGGACGCCTGCAGCCCGGCGCGCTGCTCTGCCCGCCCGAGGGGGATGCGGGAACCGGCATGGTCGCGACCGACGCCGTCGCACCGCGCACCGGCAACGTCAGCGCGGGCACGAGCGTGTTCGCGATGGTCGTGCTCGAGCATTCCCTCGCCCGTCCGCTGGAGCAGATCGACGTCGTCACCACGCCCGCCGGAGACCCGGTCGCGATGGTGCACTGCAACAACGGCGCGAGTGAGCTCGGCGCGTGGGCGGCGGTGTTCCGGCGGTTCGCGGAGGTGCTCGGGGCGGGTGCTTCGGGTGCCGCGGGCGCGGGCGCTGCCGCCGCGACCTCGACGGTCAGCGCCGACGCGGTCTTCGCGGCCCTGCTCGGCGAGGCCGCGCGGTCCGACGTCGCGGCGGGCGGCCTGCTCGCCTACAACCACCTCGCCGGCGATCCGATCGCCGGTCTCGACGCCGGGCGTCCGCTCGTCGTGCGCGCCCCCGATAGCGACCTCACGCTCGGCAATTTCGTGCGCGCCCAGCTCTACGGCGTCTTCGGCACGCTCGCGCTCGGCATGAAGGTGCTCGCGGATGAGGGCGTCGCGATCGAGCGGATGCAGGCGCACGGCGGCATCTTCCGCACGGCCGGCGTCGCGCAGCGCGTGCTCGCGGCGGCGCTCGACGCGCCCGTCGCGGTCGCCGACACCGCGGCCGAGGGCGGAGCCTGGGGCGTCGCGCTGCTCGCGCTGTATGCGGCCGAGTCGGGCGGCGACGCCGACTCGCTGAGCGACGGCGGACGCCGACCCGCGGGCGCGGCCGCCGGATCCGGTGCCGCGTCGTCGCGCCCCGCGCTCGCCGACTGGCTGCGCGGGCACGTCTTCGCGGCCGTCGACCCGGAGGTCGTCCGACCCGACCCCGCCGAGGTCGCCGGCTACGCCGCCTGGCTCGAGCGCTACCGCGCCGGGCTGGCGATCGAGCGCGCCGCCGTCGTCGCGATCTGA
- a CDS encoding alpha/beta hydrolase family esterase produces the protein MNEIITTHETITAGGRERTFTVTAPSTAGPGRALVLVFHGSKQTGDIQRDFTGRALDPLVADGSAAVAYLDGYRRNWNDSRADSRFPARLAKVDDVAFARAVAARLVETQRVDARRVVAMGFSNGGQMVLRLLHEASDLISGGVIVGATMPNREGFAGVFDDRAASARGRSHGDAAGIPVALVASTTDPIVPYAGGRMKWWARTAFKIDGIALSAPDTATYFARRNGMSGDGITTPVPSRAAGDRAPMQRLGFRETGHAPVTLFTVEGGGHTVPTPTPARGLTAFVIGRTGTAIGIAEIVREVLVDADALRG, from the coding sequence ATGAACGAGATCATCACCACCCACGAGACGATCACAGCGGGTGGACGCGAGCGCACCTTCACGGTCACGGCGCCCTCCACGGCAGGGCCGGGACGCGCGCTCGTGCTGGTGTTCCACGGCTCGAAGCAGACCGGCGACATCCAGCGCGACTTCACCGGACGCGCGCTCGACCCGCTCGTCGCCGACGGCTCCGCGGCTGTCGCCTACCTCGACGGCTACCGCCGCAACTGGAACGATTCGCGCGCCGACAGCCGCTTCCCCGCGCGCCTGGCGAAGGTCGACGACGTCGCCTTCGCGCGGGCCGTCGCCGCCCGGCTCGTCGAGACCCAGAGGGTGGATGCGCGCCGCGTCGTCGCGATGGGCTTCTCGAACGGCGGCCAGATGGTGCTGCGCCTCCTGCACGAGGCGTCGGACCTCATCTCGGGCGGGGTCATCGTCGGCGCGACGATGCCGAACCGGGAGGGCTTCGCGGGCGTGTTCGACGACCGGGCCGCGAGCGCGCGCGGCCGTTCGCACGGCGATGCGGCCGGCATCCCCGTCGCCCTGGTCGCCTCGACGACCGACCCGATCGTGCCCTACGCCGGCGGACGCATGAAGTGGTGGGCGCGCACCGCGTTCAAGATCGACGGGATCGCGCTGTCGGCGCCCGACACGGCGACCTACTTCGCGCGTCGCAACGGGATGAGCGGCGACGGCATCACGACGCCGGTCCCCTCCCGCGCGGCGGGCGACCGCGCCCCGATGCAGCGCCTCGGGTTCCGCGAGACGGGGCACGCGCCGGTCACGCTGTTCACGGTCGAGGGCGGCGGGCACACGGTCCCGACCCCGACCCCCGCCCGCGGCCTGACGGCATTCGTCATCGGCCGCACCGGCACCGCGATCGGCATCGCCGAGATCGTGCGCGAGGTGCTGGTGGATGCGGATGCCCTGCGCGGCTGA
- a CDS encoding sigma-70 family RNA polymerase sigma factor codes for MDGGSRHQEPGRRTIDDDARVAAFSAFYRQHYALVLAVCERRLSDHEEAQDVTAEVFRVAWQKFAAADATLPWLYAIARNVIGNEYRRRTRSDALRERVGSVIATSSEAAVDGPDGSDGADLELRRAVAALKPADREVLFLAYWEDLSAADMAQVLGCSAATATTRLSRARAALRAQLDRTAERAGRTGRTDGSGRASATTAGGERRG; via the coding sequence GTGGATGGCGGCTCACGTCATCAGGAACCGGGGAGGCGCACCATCGACGACGACGCCCGCGTCGCCGCCTTCTCGGCGTTCTACCGGCAGCACTACGCCCTCGTGCTCGCCGTGTGCGAACGACGACTCTCCGACCATGAGGAGGCGCAGGACGTGACGGCCGAGGTGTTCCGCGTGGCATGGCAGAAGTTCGCCGCCGCCGACGCGACGCTGCCCTGGCTGTACGCGATCGCGCGCAACGTCATCGGCAACGAGTACCGGCGTCGCACTCGGTCGGACGCGCTGCGCGAGCGGGTCGGATCGGTCATCGCGACGTCGAGCGAGGCGGCGGTGGACGGGCCGGATGGCTCTGACGGCGCCGACCTCGAGCTGCGTCGAGCAGTCGCGGCGCTGAAGCCGGCGGATCGCGAAGTGCTCTTCCTCGCCTACTGGGAAGACCTCAGCGCGGCCGACATGGCCCAGGTTCTCGGCTGCTCCGCGGCGACGGCGACCACCCGGCTCTCCCGGGCTCGGGCGGCGCTGCGCGCGCAGCTCGACCGGACTGCCGAACGCGCCGGACGCACCGGACGCACAGACGGCTCCGGCCGCGCGTCCGCGACGACCGCGGGAGGTGAGCGCCGTGGATGA